TTCTTGGTTAGGATTACAAACTAAGGAGTCATAATTTAAGTCATATATTTTTGATCTAAATCTACTTTTATAATTGCTCATTATTTCTTCTTGTTTTAAATAAATAATTGCACAATCCATCAAAGAAGAGGAATATTCATTTCCCTGTGTAAAATGAGCACGATAAATTGAGAGAATATTATCTAAGGGATTTCGATAACAATGAATAATTTTTGAGTTCGGTATTTTTTTTGCAATAATACCTGCGTATAAAAAATTATATAAATTTTTATTAGTTGTTTTATTTGATTGTTTCTTAAGATCTCTGATTTTCTCCCAATATCTTTCAGCCAGATTTAACTTTTGGTTGCTTTTTTTATAATCCAAAAATGATTTTTCTAAGATCTCACTTTCACCTAAATCATCGATATCAGGGTTCATACTTAGAATTGATTCCAATAATGTAGAACCACTTCTTGGCATTCCCACAATAAAAATACTTTCATGAGATTTTATATATTCTTTTTGATTGATTGCTTGTTTATTAGATTCAATAAGTAATGCTTTAGATTTATTAATAAGAGCATCACAGTTGGATGGATGAAGGGTAAGTTTTAATTGATTTGCTAACTGAAGGAATTTAGAGCTATCTTCGTAATTTTTTTCTTTGTGAAGAATATTTGCTCTAGCAAAGTAAATATTAATTTGATCTTCTTTTGTCTTGAGATTTAAAATACTTTCATTAAATAGCTGATTTTTCCAGTTCTTATTTTCACTAGAGTATTTAAGTGAGGATAGTAAATAGTATGCTTCTGTATAATTAGGATTGAGTTTAATTACTTTGCTGTATGATAATTCTGCTTCCTTTAATTTTCCAAGATTAGATAAAGCATGTCCAAGGTTAAAATATGCTTTTACGTAATTAGGATTTAGTTCAATTGCTTTTCGGTATAGTAATTCTGCTTCCTTTAATTTTCCACGGGTAGACATTAGATGTCCAAGATTGTAATGTACTTCCGCATGTTTAGGATTAAGTTCAATTGCTTTTCGGTATAGTAATTCTGCTTCTTTTAGTTTGCCAAGATCAGACAATATAACTCCATAATTAGAAAAAACTAAGTGATTTTTAAAACCTTGATCTATAAAAGATTTATAGTATTTTGCTGCTTCTGAAATATTACCTTTTGAGTGAAAATAAAATGCTTTATTTATTATTTGCTCTTGAGAGGCTTTACTTTTCTTCTTGCCTGTTTTTTTAGATTTATACTCCTCTCCAAAACCTTTCATTATCAAGTTACATATTGAAATTTATTAATTATTATAATGTTTGTTGAATCTGTGAGATACATTTCTACCTTAATACTTTAATTCCATTTATTTTGCATTTTGAGTAATTACTTCTATAAACCTTCTAAGTAATTATTTATAAATATACTATATTTTCTTTTGATTAGAAGAGTTTTTCTATTGATTTATTAATTAAATATTTAATGTCAGATGAATAAAGATTGCGTTAGATATAATCTACCGAATATAGATATTTAGAATTAAAAATTTTTTTTAAATCGATTTTTTTAAATAGAATTACGTATTTATTGTATTAATATTCAGAATCTTAAAGTAAATTTAAAATAAGTAATATTTTAGTTTTACTTATAAACTATTCAAAAAATGAATCATTTTTTTGAGCGTGACTATAAAAATTCTTGTAATTAATCTTCGAGTACCTACAATATATCTTAGAGGTATTTTTATTTCTAAAATTTAAGCTTACAGCATTTTTATCTTATGTTTTTGCACAAAATTTTCTCCTTTTTAATACGAGATTAGAGCAATGAAAATATTAGTTGATAGTAATTTATCAAATCTTTTAAAATTTTTGAATTAAATTCATAAGAAATTTTTATATTAGATTTAAATGTAATGAGTGAGATTATTAAATTAAGTCGTACTACTGTTGAGAAATATCTTAATTGTCCAAGATGTTGTGTACTTGATAAAAAATTTAAAATAAAACCACCATCATTACCTTTTACTCTAAATATAGCTGTAGATAATTTATGTAAAAATGAATTTGACTATTATAGAGAAATACAGAAACCGCATCCTTTATTTGATAAATATGGCATTGATGCTATTCCTTTTAAACATAAAAATTTAGAAATTTGGAGAAGTAATTTTCAAGGCATTAGATTTAAATGTATCGAAAATAATTATGATTTTGGAGGAGCAATAGACGATATTTGGCAGAAAAAAAATGGTGACCTTATTCTTGTTGATGTAAAAGCGACATCTAGAAATAACTTTGATTGGTCCGAGACTTTTAATAAATACGAATATGCAAAAGCTTATAAGAGGCAATTGGAAATGTATCAGTGGCTATTTAAAAAAAATGGTTTTCAAGTCGCTAATGAAGCTTATCTTCTGTATTTTAATGGAAAAAAAAATGAAGAGTTTTTTAATAATCAACTGAATTTTGACGTACATTTAATTAGGTTAGATTGTTCTACATCATGGGTTGAGTCTAAGATAATTGACACTGTAAATTTATTACGTTCGAATCATTTCCCAAAACCTTCAATAAATTGCGAATACTGCAATTATTTAAAAAAGCGTTGGCAATTATCAATGACTTAATACTCATAAAATTTGTTCATATTGATGGAAAAATATTTAATAAAAGATAATCTTTAAATAGATTATTAATAAAGACTTTTGATAGAATCGACAAAATCTGAAAGAACGCTTACTAAGCATCTTCAGCAAGATATAGTAAAAATATCTGGAAAAACAATTTTTATAAATCCTTTTTTGTATTGGAGAAGGTTTGACGACAATACCAATAGATGGCTAAGAGAACCAGGTCAAATGTCAGAGGACCAAATTCAACCTAATAGGAATCGTTTTTATCCAGAAATAGATTGGGTTGATTTAAGTCATGAACAAAAGCTTATAAAAGATGCCACAGTCGAGATGTTTTTAAAAACTCTTGAATTAATAAGTACATTTCATCCCTACCTTAGTTCAGGGCAGCTATTGGAAGTTGAAAGAAAAATGGCAGTTACAAAAAAGATTCCTTTTGAAAAGTGGGTTACAAAATCCTTTGCCAAAAAAGCAAGATTATTAGAAAATGAAAAAAGAAAATTCCAAAGAGAAAGGTTTTTTAGTAATTGGAGGGAATGGTTTAGTCTTGAAAATACCCAACAAGCTATTTTGCCATTAATAGTTACGATATTTATTTCATCATTTATTGGCTGGTCTTTAGGAATATCGAAAAATAGTTGTAATCCTTATTTTGAACAAAGCTTAGATCAGTTAAATTAAAATATTTAATATTTTTTAGTATTCAACTTAATATTATTTTGAAAAAATAATAATATTCATTTATGATTGTATTAACTGGAATAAAAAATTATTTAATATTGTATGAGTCAAAACTTCTCTTCAAATAATAATGAGAATAATGATTCCTCTCACCAAGAGAGTGACTATGAAAATTTGATTAAAAGACTAAAAGAGATAAGCACCAATATTTCTTTATTGGAAAAAAAAATATTGAGATAAATTTTTAATTTTTTGATAAAAAGTAATTCTAATAAAAAACTTATTTCATTCAAGAGACAACCTTTAGTCTTACTTATTCTTTCTTCTTTTACTTTCTTCTTGATTTTATTAAGGTTAATTTTTTTACAACTATTAAATTATGAATCCTTTAAGAAAATGTCAGATGAGAATAGGATTAGATTAATTGCATCACCACCAATACGTGGAAGAATACTTGATAAAAGTGGTAATGTCTTAGCAGATAGTAGAATTCAATACTCTTTAATAATAAAGCCTCAATCTTTAGACGTAAGCAATTGGCAAAAACATAAATTAATTCTTTCTGAATTATTAAATATTGATAGAGATTTCATTCAAAAAAAATATTTAGATGGTTTACGAAATAAGAAACTTTCAGTAAATATAATTGAGGATTTAAATATTGATCAATTAATAAAATATAAAGAAAACGAAAATATTGTATCAAGTTTTGAAATTGCGACGAAATTAATTAGAAATTACCCTTATAAATCTGTTGCTGCTCACGTAATTGGCTATACTCAGCCAATAAATAAGTCAGAATATAAATTTTTATCTAATAAGGGTTATAAATTAAATGATCTAATTGGGAGAACTGGAATTGAATATGTTTATGAAGACTTAATAAGAGGTGAATGGGGCGGAGAGATGATTGAAGTAAATTCTTTAGGTAACTTTCAGAAATCTTTAGGAACAAAACCCTCATTACAAGGAAATGATATTAAATTGACAATTGACATAAACCTGCAATTAGTTGCTGAGGAAGTTCTTAAAGATAAAAAAGCTGGAGCGATAATAGTAATGGACCCAAGGGATGGTGCGATAAGAGCAATGGCAAGTAAGCCTACTTTTGATTTAAATTTTTTCTCAAAAGATTTTAAGCCTCAAGCAGAATACGATAAGATATTTAATTCCCCTGAAAAACCTCTTTTTAATAGAGCTTTAAATGCTTATGATCCAGGAAGTGTTTGGAAAATTGTAACGGCCTTAGCTGGCTTGGAAAGTGGGAAATTTCCGATTGATACTATGCTAGATACAAAACCATGTATAACTTATGGAAATCAATGTTTTAGAGAGCACAATGATTTAGGTTTTGGAGTTATAGGTTATGAAGATGCTTTAAGAGTTTCTAGTAATACATTCTTTTATCAAATTGGATATGGAGTAGGAGTCGATGAAATTTATGAGGTATCAAGAAAGCTTGGTTTTAATGCTTTATCTGGGATTGAAATTTCAGAACAAGAAAATATAGGATTAGTCGCTAGTAGTGAATGGGCTAAACAAGGTCGAGGATGGGGTGAACCAGGAAGAACTCCTTGGCTTCCAGAAGATATTGCGAGTATGTCGATTGGACAATTTGTCGTTCAAGTTACTCCTATTCAAATAGCGAAAGCATATGCTGCAATTGCTAATGGAGGCTATCTAGTTACTCCTCATTTAGTTGAAAAAGATGAAGAATATCTTTCAGATAAAAAACAAATTAAAATTGAAATTGATTCGAATAATATTCAGCTGATAAGAAGTGGTCTGAGGAAAGTAGTAGAGTCTGGTACAGGAGTATCAATTAATTATGGAGTTTCAAATTTACCTCCAGTTTCAGGCAAAACTGGAACAGCTGAAGATGGTGAAGGCGGCTCTGATCATGCTTGGTTTGTTTGCTTTACTCCTTCTCAAAAGAGTGAATTGTTGATAGTTGCATTCGCACAAAATACTCCTGGTGGGGGGTCTGTTCATGCACTTCCTATGGCTAGAAAAATTTTAAAAGTTTGGAATGAAAAAGAATGATACTAATTCCTAACTTATAGAAGTTTATATGTTTATTTTTTTCATTTGTAACAGTCTTTTGATGATGTCCTCAATACTTTTAGTATCTACTGGTTTGCTATATGAGGATAAAAGTTGTCTGCCTAATACTTGACTCCCTAAATGAACTAATTGAATACGTAATGAGGTAAGCAGTTCTAATCCTATACCACCAGAAAATGTTGCAATCGCAATTGGTTGACCATTAAATAAATTTCTAAAGTCATCTCCCGAAATAGAAAGCCATGCTATGAAGTTAGATAGAATGGGAGGGATGGATCCATTATATTCAGGAGCACAAATAACCCATTTTTCTGTTGAGAAAAGCTTTTTTTTAATAGAAACTATTACATCTGGAATATTATCTTTAGTGTGAATTCGTGGATTAAATAGTGGAATATCAAGAGTGGTAAGATCTAATATTTCTGAACTTATTTTGAGTTCATGACTTTTTTCAAGAAACTTCTCGGAAAGTTCTAGATTTTTTCCACAACTAGCCGAAATTATTATTAGATCTTTTGATTGATTCATAAATTAGATAAATAAGGTTAATAGTTTGCACCCGTTTTGCGATGATGCACAGCTGTTAGAATATCGGACTTTAGTATATTACCGTGTAGTACTTCAGCGTATATTACCCAATGATCTCCACATTCCATTCTTTCTTTCACTGAAGCATCTAACCATGCTAAAGATTCTGGAATAATTATCTGTTCATTAGGAGTCAATTCAATATCTAAACCTTTAAATCTGTCTTCTCCTGGTGCAAATGGTTTTGTGAATCTTTTCAAAGGCTCTTTGTAATCTTTTTCACTTAAAATATTTAAAGCAAATAAATCTCCAATTTGAAGAAGAGATTCTACCGATCTATCTTTTGCTACCGCAATACTTAACCCTGGTGGAGAAAAACTTGCTTGACTAACCCAAGATGCAAGCATAGCGCCTTTTATATTATTCTCATTTTTTCCTTTAGAGGCAGTTAGCACACAAAGTGAACCAATTATTCTTCCAAGAGCTTGCAATTTTGGATCTGTTTTGCTAGAAATCATTCCCGTATCTGTTTTTCTAGTTTTTATCTTTGTTTGCTTTATAATTTTTCTCCCAAAATGAGTTCCTATCTCTTCTAATTCTTTAATCTTTGGTTTGTCTGGGCTAAATTTAATTCTTATGGGATCAAAACTAAACTTAAAACCACCGTCTTTTAATTTTGATTCAAGTAGATCTATTGCTTCACCGCTCCAGCCAAAGCTACCAAAAATCCCAACAGGTTTATCTCTGTTACCCTCTGATAATAATGTTCCTAGGGCGCTGACTATAGGAGTTGGAGCATGACCTCCGAGTGTGGGCGAACCGATTAAATATCCATCCGCATTTTGTATAGATTTTATTAGAACATCATTAGGTGTAAACTCACAATTAATACTTTGAACTTCAACCGAAGTTCTATTTATTCCTTTAGCCAATGCATCTCCTATAGAGGCTGTATTCCCATATGCACTTGCATAAATCAAAGCGATTCTAGGATTGTTAGTTGAGAGATTTTCACCCCATCTGATGTAGTCATTAAGAAAGCTTTTTAAGCTATATTCAATAGCGGGTCCATGTAATGGTGCAATAGTTTTTATTTCATATTCAGCAATTTTTTCAGTGATTGTTACCACTTGGTTGGACATGGGTGCCATTAGACAATCATAAAAGTGTTTCCGATCAATTTCTGTACTAACTCGATTTGTCTCAGACCAATATTCAGCTGCAATGTGCGCAGAGAAAAATTTTTCACTTATAAGTATTTCTTGATTCCGTTCATAGACTATTAGTCCTCCTGGCCATCGTGCGGTTGGAATAGGAATTAATTCAAGTAAAATATTATCTAATTCTAATTTCAGTTCTTTTTTTATAATGTTTATTTTGGGTAATTGAATATCAATATTATTTTTTAAATTGGGGTTCTTTTGATTCCAAAGCTCGTTAATAAGTTTAAAGCCAGGATTTGAGCAAGTGATAGTTAGGTTTTGAAATCTTGCACTGATGTTTTTTATAGTTTCTATTACTTGGGGATTAATATGACCAGAAATGATATTAATTTTTTGAAATTTAAATTGATTAAATAAATCGCATATTTTTTTGTTAAATGCATCTAAATTTTGTTTTTCAGGTGGATGAATAATAAATAGATCATCTTTACTTCTAATTAAAAAAGTATTAAAAGAGGTCCCTTTTTCAAGATTAAATTCAAGCTCAAATCTTTCTTTATTTTGATCTAAAAATCTGATACAAGTAATATTTTCAGTAATTTCAAATTCTAATAAGTTTTGATTTTGAGAGATTAAGCTTGTATTAATAACTGACATTTTCAAAGATTTATTTTTTAGTACAAAACATAACTTTCCAGCTCATTATCGAAATAGATATGTTTTTTAAGTGACTTTCAATTTTCGAATCAAACATTATATGTTCTAAGTTATATTGTTTTCAGTAGATTATAATCATATAGTTTAGTTACCGCTGTTATTCGTCTGTTTTAATTACGCAAAAATTTTTTGTCAAATGCGATTCTTTCTCTTTAATCACTTTTTTTATGGTAATTAGTTGAAATAGATTTTCCAGATATTGTGAATATGAACTTCTTTACGGATGTTCTAATATATGAATTTAATTGCAGATAAGTTCCTTTAAATAATTCTTTCTTGAATCCACGAAAAGTTGTTGAGTGATAATATTTTTTACCTGATGGAGAATTTATTGAAAAGTAATAATTACTTATACATTTTCTTCTTTTTGTTTTCGACAGGATTTTTTTGACTCCATGTATTGATTTATTATCAGTTCTCATTATGAGCAATCTATTAAACTTGCACTTTATTATCTCTTCTTTATTTTTAATCCCATCAGGATAAAGGACTAATTCACCTCCATCTTTTTTCGGAATCCAGTCTTGATTGACGTAATAAAGTAGATTTAATCTTCTGAAGTTTTTTAAATTTCTATCATGAGAATTGTCAATATGAGGGTTAAGGTAACATCCTTTGCTCATGCTTGATATCCCTCCTGCATAAAGTTCTGGATCACCTATTAAATCTTTAATATTTGTAATTTGACCAATTATTTTTATTATGCTTTCTTCTTGAAATGAATATAAGCATTCTTGGACTAATTTTTGTCTATCAGAAAAATTTACACCGACATATTTATTCTCTGATGGCCCATTTAAATGATTCAGTTCTTTCTCTTCTGGAAAGTCAAAATGTAATTTCGATGCGATTTCGTTTGGTAATAAGTTATCGATTATTAGATGGTTTATTGAACCTGATTGTTCATATTTTTTTGTTAAAAAATTTATTCCTATTTCATTAAGTCTTTTTTTTATCAGTTCAGAAATTTCTTGCCTATCCAAAATTCTTAAAATTCTTAAATAAGGTTAAGTGGTAAAATAATTTTTTTCAAATTATACAGATAATAATAACACTGTTTTTCTGACTCATGCTGGGATAATTTTTAATATTGAAAATATCACTTCATAATTGGAATTTATATTTTGCAGTTTATAATTTGCGTAATCCATTAATATTATAAATTCCTTTTAATATCTTTCTTGAGCAGTTAATAATGATTTGCAACTTTCCTGTGATGAACTGCCGTTTTACAAGATAGGTCTGAAACGTTTCCATTTTCAACAATACCGTAAATTATCCAGTGATCTGGAGTTTCTAATCGGGAGTTGACTCGACAATCTAAAAATGCAAGAGAATCTGAAAGAACTGGTCCTCCTTCTGCAATGTTATTTATTACATCTATATCAGCAAATCTATCGGCTCCAGGCGCAAACCTCTTTAAAAAGTGCCTAAACATTTTTTGGTAGTTATCTTCTCGTAAAACATTCACAACAAAACCTTTCCCAACTTGCATATAAGATTCAATGGCTCTATCTTTTGCTACTGCTACCGTAATACCTGGTGGAGAAAAACTTGCTTGACTAACCCAACTGGCGACCATTGCACTTTGTCGAAACGTGGAACCTTCTCCCTGGCTAGCTGTAACTACATATAATCCTCCACTTAATCTACCTAAAGCTTTATCTAAATTTGAATCGACGCTTTTCATTGAGGCAATATTTTTCTTTTTATTGATCAATTGACCCAAGTCAGTACCTGCCTCTTCGAATTGTTGATAAACAATTGGATCTGGAATATTTTTAACCCTTAGAGGCGAAAAGGCTTCTTTCTGGCCCAGTTCTCTTAATTTACTTGCTAAAGAATCTATTGGCTCATCATTTCCTCCGAATGCATCATAAACAGCAGTAAATTGTTTAGGCTTCAATGCGGCAAACAAAGTGCCAAGAGATTCTTTTAATTCATTATCTGAATCAACTGGCCATGTGGGAATTACCACTGCTTTTGATTCAGAAATTAAACCTGTTAATTCCTGAGGATCAGAAGATCTTAAATCAATTAATTGTACTTGTGCATCTGCCTTACTTATTCCATGAGAAATAGCCTGGCTTAGTCGATCACAATATCCATAGTCACTTATGTAGCAAACAGCTACAAATTCGTTTCCCTTACTTTTATTACTGCTCCATTCTAGATATTTTCCTTTCCAAAAATTGACTTGATTATGAAGTAAAGGTCCATGACCTACGGCTATTGTTTTTAATTCAGGTAGCTTATCTATTCTTTTAATTGCCTGAATAACGCTTCTAGCGTTTGGACCCATTAGACAATCGTAATAAAAACGAAAATCATCATAAATTTCTTTTTGGTCAGTGTCATAAAATTCATCAGAACAATAGTGGAGTCCAAATGCATCGCATGTATAGAGAACATGAGTGCTGTGGTCATATGAAAAAATTGTATCTGGCCAATGTAAATTTGGTGCGCTTATAAATTCAATATTATGTTCTAAACCGCTATTAGGATTGGTCCCCAGATTTAAAAACTCTCCACTTTTGACTTCTAGACGATTAAAGGGAATATGTATTTGGTCTTCAATGAATTTAAGGGCTAATTTTGATCCTACTATTGTGATATCTTTGTTTAATTTCAAAAGATTACCTATTAAACCAGAATGATCAGGTTCTGTATGGCTTGTAATTAGATAATCAATTTCTTGTGGATTTACTTTTTTAAGTAATTCTTCAAACCATAATTCTTCGAACTTTGCGTGACTAGTATCAATAATTGCTAGTTTTTCACCTTTAATAATGAAACTATTGTAAGTAGTTCCATTTCTTAATCCAAATTCAATATCAAATCTACTGCGATCCCAATCCAAAGATCTTATGGCACATGAATCATCAGCAAAGTTTTGAGATTGAATTGTCAACTTATTATTTATTTGTGCCAATTTAGAATTACTTGTCTGGGCAGAGGCTAGCATAGGACAAATCGCGTTATAGAATAACTCTAGTTATGTAGAATATAAATCCGCGTGATTATTTTTGCGAAATAACCGAAATTACGCTTTTCTTTAATTTTTATTATTTTTATTCAGGATAAATGACATCTCAACTAATTAAAAAAATAGTTACTGGAGATGAGATAAGAAATGCTTTTTTAAAATTTTACAGTGAAAAATTACATAAAATCATTCCAAGCGCATCTTTAATTCCAGATGATCCTACCGTTATGCTCACAATTGCTGGGATGCTACCTTTTAAACCAGTTTTTTTAGGTTTAAAAGAAAGACCATCAAAAAGGGCTACATCTAGCCAAAAGTGCATTAGAACAAACGATATTGAAAACGTTGGAGTTACAGCTAGACACCATACTTTTTTTGAAATGCTTGGGAATTTCTCTTTTGGAGATTATTTTAAACGAGAGGCTATTCAGTGGGCTTGGGAATTAGTTACTAATATTTATCAACTTTCCCCTGAAAATATAATTGTGAGTGTCTTTCATGAAGATGGAGAGTCTGCAGAAATTTGGAGAGATGAAATTGGTATTCATCCAGATAGAATAGTGAAACTAGGTGAGAAAGATAATTTTTGGTCCTCTGGAAAGACAGGTCCATGTGGACCTTGTTCAGAACTTTATTATGATTTTTATCCCGAAAAAGGTCTGCAGAATATTGATTTAGAAGATGGAGATCGTTTTATTGAATTTTATAATCTTGTTTTTATGCAATATAATCGCGATCCTAATGGAAAATTGACAGATTTAAAATTTAAAAATATTGATACAGGAATGGGCCTTGAGAGGATGGCTCAAATATTGCAAAAAAAGCAAAATAATTATGAGACAGATTTAATTTTTCCTATCATTCAAAAAACTTGTGAGATTGCAAATATTGATTATTTTTCTTCAAATGATAAAAACAAAATTTCTTTAAAAATTATTGGAGATCATACAAGAGCTGTTATTCATCTAATTTCTGATGGAGTAGCAGCAAGTAATCTCGGCAGGGGTTATATATTGAGAAGGCTTATTAGAAGAATGGTCAGACATGGGAGATTATTGGGTATAACAAATGAATTTTTACCGCATATTGCTACTGTCGGGATCAATTTAATGAAAAAAAATTATCCTGATTTAAAAAATAATAATAATTTAATTTTGAATGAGATAAAAATTGAAGAAGTAAGGTTTAGGGAAACTCTTGAAAGGGGAGAGAAATTGTTAGATGAATTAATTTCTTCAGGTCAGAAATTAATATCTGGTTTTAAAGCTTTTGAACTTTATGATACTTATGGATTTCCTCTAGAACTTACTGTTGAAATTGCTGAGGAAAATAGTATCAGTGTAGATGTAAAGGGTTTTGAAGAAGAAATGAATGCACAAAAAGAGAGAGCGAAAGCTGCTTCTAGTAATATTGATTTGACATTAGAGGGATCATTAGAACGAGAAATAGATCTTTTTAACAAAACTGTTTTTCATGGTTATGATTCACTTCTTTCGGAAGCAGCAGTAAAGGGTATATTCTTGGATTCAACATTAGTTAAGCAAGCAAGTGAAGGTCAGAAAGTTTTAATTGTTCTTGATCAGACAACTTTTTATGGAGAATCTGGCGGTCAAGTTGGTGATATTGGAACGATATTTTCAAAAGATGTAGAGGTCTTAGTTGAAAATGTAATTCGAAAGAAAAATGTTTTTTTACATTATGGAACTATTAAAAAAGGAATATTAACTATTGGACAAAAAGTTAAGACTAATGTTAAATCCTCTAATAGAGCTAAGGCTGCTGCAAATCATACAGCGACCCATTTATTGCAATCTGCTCTCAAATTAATTGTTGATGAAAGTGTTGGACAAAAAGGTTCATTGGTAGCCTTTAATAAATTAAGATTTGACTTTAATTCTTCTAAGCCTATATCTAAAGATCAAATTTCTAAGATTGAGAGTCTAGTAAACTATTGGATTATGGAAAATCATATCCTAGAAATAAAAAATATGTCTAAGAGTGACGCCCTTGAAAAGGGTGCAGTGGCCATGTTTGGAGAAAAATATGATGATGAAGTGCGCGTTGTTAATGTGCCAGGAGTTTCAATGGAACTTTGTGGTGGCACACATGTTAAAACTACATCTGAATTAGGTTCTTTCAAAATAATCAGTGAGGAAGGAATCTCAGCCGGAGTAAGAAGAATCGAAGCATTATCTGGTCAATCAGCATTCGACTATTTCAGTGATAGAAATGCTTTAGTTAATCAACTAAGTGATTTGTTAAAAGCAAATCCTAATCAACTTTTTGAAAGAGTTAATAATTTGCAAGCAGAACTTATCAATAAGAATAAAGAGATACAAAAAATGAAAGATGAAATTGCATATTTTAAATACTCTTCTATGAAATCATCCGCAGAAATAATAAATTCTTTTTCAATTTTAGTAAATCAGATTGATGGCTTAGATGGAAATTCTTTGCAATCTGCAGCCCTTAATTTAACTTCTCATTTAGGAAAGAAAGCATTAGTGATTCTTGGGGGAATACCAAATCCAGAAAATAGAAAGTTGTTATTTGCAGTTTCTTTAGGTGATGATGCGGTAAAATTAGGATTGCATGCAGGTAAATTAATTAACGAGATTGCAAGAATTTGTTCGGGAGGCGGAGGAGGTAAGCCTAACTTTGCTCAAGCAGGTGCTAAAGATATTGATAAGTTAAGTGTTGCTTTAGATTATGCTAAAAATCATTTGCAAAAAACATTGGAAAGTTATTCTGATAAATAACTACTTTTTCTGAGACTCATTTCGATTTGATCAATTAATTTTCTTGCCTCTTCAATAGTTAATTTTTTTTGATCAATTGCTGATTCAGTATTAATCCTTATAGATTCAACCAAAGAAGCTGAACTGTAATCCAATAACTGTAAAATTTCAGATTTACTTTCCTCTTTAATAATATTTTTGACCTTATATGAA
This window of the Prochlorococcus marinus XMU1411 genome carries:
- a CDS encoding 2OG-Fe(II) oxygenase, which gives rise to MDRQEISELIKKRLNEIGINFLTKKYEQSGSINHLIIDNLLPNEIASKLHFDFPEEKELNHLNGPSENKYVGVNFSDRQKLVQECLYSFQEESIIKIIGQITNIKDLIGDPELYAGGISSMSKGCYLNPHIDNSHDRNLKNFRRLNLLYYVNQDWIPKKDGGELVLYPDGIKNKEEIIKCKFNRLLIMRTDNKSIHGVKKILSKTKRRKCISNYYFSINSPSGKKYYHSTTFRGFKKELFKGTYLQLNSYIRTSVKKFIFTISGKSISTNYHKKSD
- a CDS encoding diflavin flavoprotein translates to MLASAQTSNSKLAQINNKLTIQSQNFADDSCAIRSLDWDRSRFDIEFGLRNGTTYNSFIIKGEKLAIIDTSHAKFEELWFEELLKKVNPQEIDYLITSHTEPDHSGLIGNLLKLNKDITIVGSKLALKFIEDQIHIPFNRLEVKSGEFLNLGTNPNSGLEHNIEFISAPNLHWPDTIFSYDHSTHVLYTCDAFGLHYCSDEFYDTDQKEIYDDFRFYYDCLMGPNARSVIQAIKRIDKLPELKTIAVGHGPLLHNQVNFWKGKYLEWSSNKSKGNEFVAVCYISDYGYCDRLSQAISHGISKADAQVQLIDLRSSDPQELTGLISESKAVVIPTWPVDSDNELKESLGTLFAALKPKQFTAVYDAFGGNDEPIDSLASKLRELGQKEAFSPLRVKNIPDPIVYQQFEEAGTDLGQLINKKKNIASMKSVDSNLDKALGRLSGGLYVVTASQGEGSTFRQSAMVASWVSQASFSPPGITVAVAKDRAIESYMQVGKGFVVNVLREDNYQKMFRHFLKRFAPGADRFADIDVINNIAEGGPVLSDSLAFLDCRVNSRLETPDHWIIYGIVENGNVSDLSCKTAVHHRKVANHY
- the alaS gene encoding alanine--tRNA ligase, which produces MTSQLIKKIVTGDEIRNAFLKFYSEKLHKIIPSASLIPDDPTVMLTIAGMLPFKPVFLGLKERPSKRATSSQKCIRTNDIENVGVTARHHTFFEMLGNFSFGDYFKREAIQWAWELVTNIYQLSPENIIVSVFHEDGESAEIWRDEIGIHPDRIVKLGEKDNFWSSGKTGPCGPCSELYYDFYPEKGLQNIDLEDGDRFIEFYNLVFMQYNRDPNGKLTDLKFKNIDTGMGLERMAQILQKKQNNYETDLIFPIIQKTCEIANIDYFSSNDKNKISLKIIGDHTRAVIHLISDGVAASNLGRGYILRRLIRRMVRHGRLLGITNEFLPHIATVGINLMKKNYPDLKNNNNLILNEIKIEEVRFRETLERGEKLLDELISSGQKLISGFKAFELYDTYGFPLELTVEIAEENSISVDVKGFEEEMNAQKERAKAASSNIDLTLEGSLEREIDLFNKTVFHGYDSLLSEAAVKGIFLDSTLVKQASEGQKVLIVLDQTTFYGESGGQVGDIGTIFSKDVEVLVENVIRKKNVFLHYGTIKKGILTIGQKVKTNVKSSNRAKAAANHTATHLLQSALKLIVDESVGQKGSLVAFNKLRFDFNSSKPISKDQISKIESLVNYWIMENHILEIKNMSKSDALEKGAVAMFGEKYDDEVRVVNVPGVSMELCGGTHVKTTSELGSFKIISEEGISAGVRRIEALSGQSAFDYFSDRNALVNQLSDLLKANPNQLFERVNNLQAELINKNKEIQKMKDEIAYFKYSSMKSSAEIINSFSILVNQIDGLDGNSLQSAALNLTSHLGKKALVILGGIPNPENRKLLFAVSLGDDAVKLGLHAGKLINEIARICSGGGGGKPNFAQAGAKDIDKLSVALDYAKNHLQKTLESYSDK